In one Desulfoferula mesophila genomic region, the following are encoded:
- a CDS encoding response regulator has product MHFEQEIIYSKKALAVDDDAAILDILSQAARGRVDLTTASSAKEGIALLEEQGPFGVVMSDLRMPDVDGIQFLDLVRKRWPHTVRILFTGFADLQAATKAINTSQVFRLLTKPAHNKEILAALSDGLKQHRMIVADEAHLLERERQFRTALLDLPLPAMIHAEDGQLVLMNRAWREISGWATEDIPDFNAWRQKALDRDAEEVQKEFSEIYAIQGRVAHGEQTVITKQGARLVWDFSSASLGEMPDGRRAIISIASDVTQRRAMEESLSRAGQVFDNATNGILVTDYDGSSWT; this is encoded by the coding sequence ATGCATTTCGAGCAGGAGATAATCTACAGTAAAAAAGCCTTGGCCGTGGACGATGATGCGGCCATCCTGGACATCTTGAGCCAGGCCGCCCGGGGGCGCGTTGATTTGACCACCGCCTCGAGCGCCAAGGAAGGCATAGCTCTGCTGGAGGAGCAGGGTCCCTTCGGGGTGGTGATGAGCGATCTCAGGATGCCTGATGTAGACGGCATACAGTTCTTGGACCTGGTAAGGAAGCGATGGCCCCACACGGTGCGCATACTGTTCACCGGCTTCGCCGATTTGCAGGCGGCCACCAAAGCCATCAACACCTCCCAGGTTTTCAGGCTGCTCACCAAACCCGCCCACAACAAGGAAATTCTGGCGGCCCTGTCCGACGGGCTGAAGCAACACCGGATGATAGTGGCCGATGAGGCCCATCTGCTGGAGCGGGAACGCCAGTTCCGCACCGCTCTGCTGGACCTGCCCCTGCCGGCCATGATCCACGCCGAGGACGGCCAATTGGTTCTGATGAACCGAGCCTGGCGAGAGATTTCAGGCTGGGCCACCGAGGACATTCCGGACTTTAACGCCTGGCGCCAAAAAGCCCTTGACCGGGATGCGGAGGAAGTTCAAAAAGAGTTTTCGGAGATATACGCAATCCAAGGCAGAGTGGCCCACGGCGAGCAGACTGTTATCACCAAGCAGGGCGCGCGCCTGGTTTGGGATTTCAGCTCCGCCTCCCTGGGCGAGATGCCCGACGGCCGCCGCGCCATCATCTCCATCGCCTCGGACGTCACCCAGCGCCGGGCCATGGAGGAGTCCCTGTCCCGAGCGGGGCAGGTGTTCGACAACGCCACCAACGGTATCCTAGTCACCGATTACGACGGGTCATCCTGGACGTGA
- a CDS encoding IS110 family transposase produces the protein MIYVGMDIHKKTTTFCALDQEGKVIHRGTVPSGETGWLDAIHRWPKDEIAVALETGSMTWWVVDVLREAGIEPIVVDARQFKMIADSKKKSDRHDARALADGLRGGLAERIAVNVPREKARRARSLMQTRQQILKQRNMTVNAVKAMLRSVGVEMKKAQWPKDSHWEKVLDNPAVPIWMKPFLITQRSIWDHLEQQRQEFDALVHEELSCWPEAQLLLEMPGFGPIVTLGILSGIDDIKRFRRSNQLASYAGLIPSSRDSGAVQRRGGITRQGRSLMRYFAVQAAWAAMRSKNLTIPLRKWSRRLIVKRGKKVAAVALARRLLVLAHKLLTTGEVYNSKYPVVA, from the coding sequence ATGATTTATGTTGGCATGGACATTCACAAGAAGACCACGACTTTTTGCGCTTTGGATCAGGAGGGCAAAGTCATCCACCGGGGTACGGTTCCCAGCGGTGAAACTGGATGGCTTGATGCAATCCATCGTTGGCCCAAAGACGAAATAGCGGTTGCTCTTGAAACTGGCTCCATGACCTGGTGGGTGGTGGATGTGTTGCGTGAGGCTGGAATTGAGCCCATCGTGGTCGACGCCCGTCAATTCAAAATGATCGCCGACAGTAAGAAGAAGAGCGACCGCCACGATGCCCGGGCCCTTGCCGATGGGCTGCGAGGTGGCTTGGCTGAGCGAATCGCGGTCAATGTGCCTAGAGAAAAAGCACGTCGGGCCCGCTCTTTGATGCAGACTCGGCAGCAAATTCTCAAGCAGCGCAATATGACGGTAAACGCAGTAAAGGCCATGCTGCGTTCGGTTGGGGTGGAGATGAAAAAGGCCCAATGGCCCAAGGATAGCCACTGGGAAAAAGTCCTTGATAATCCGGCGGTGCCCATTTGGATGAAGCCATTCCTGATCACCCAACGCAGCATCTGGGACCACTTGGAGCAGCAAAGGCAGGAGTTTGATGCCTTGGTCCATGAGGAGTTGAGCTGTTGGCCTGAGGCGCAACTGCTTCTGGAGATGCCCGGTTTCGGCCCCATCGTCACCCTGGGCATTCTCAGCGGCATAGATGACATAAAGCGTTTCAGGCGCTCAAATCAGCTGGCCAGTTATGCCGGTCTGATCCCCTCGTCCCGTGACAGCGGAGCGGTGCAACGCCGGGGAGGGATAACCCGCCAGGGACGAAGTCTGATGCGCTATTTCGCGGTGCAGGCCGCCTGGGCGGCCATGCGCAGTAAGAATCTCACGATCCCTTTGCGTAAATGGTCCCGCAGGCTGATTGTGAAGCGGGGAAAGAAGGTGGCTGCAGTTGCCTTGGCCAGAAGACTTCTAGTCCTGGCCCACAAGCTATTGACCACCGGAGAAGTTTATAACTCCAAATACCCAGTCGTGGCCTGA
- a CDS encoding PAS domain S-box protein, with amino-acid sequence MPQNKKPTYEQLEQRQEELEQRLAEAEQMLDALRRGEVDAVLAQEQPIVLWPRELERKLKESETALVEAQTTAKIGSWQYEVAQDKPIWSQEMFRIFDRDPAQGEPPWWEHKDFFHPEDWERLDQAVRDAIEKGRLYREEFRVIRRDGSVIWAETIGKAHRNEAGKVFSLSGTVQDINERKKAELALSENEKKYRRLTDNSPDMIYRMSLPDGKYDFVSRAAETLTGYPPDTWYANPLLIKEIIPPDWHSYLNLQWSRLQKGEVPPTYEYQLLHKNGEVRWINQRNVAVRDEQGQLIAIEGILNDITQRKEAELALADSEEKFRTLYASIRDAILIAGTDRNILDCNIAFTDVFGYTLDEIRGQATSVLYESQEEFARMGREIQEHLKDRTFVATINYRRKDGKVFPGETSVYYQTNDRGEVVGLVGIIRDISAKVAAEKELRESRDLLHRTEAIAKIGGWELDAKTLRQKWTDGIYRIHEVDPDFDPNLEEAIEFYAPEARPVIRHAVEQALEKGEPYNLVLPFITAKGRHLWVRAQGEAKWENGAIVRIGGTFQDITAQKSARNQLRLERDLSKKYLDTAGVILLALDKQGRIELINRKGCQLLGCRVEEAVGQDWFTSYIPEDSRQRIRAVHENIMAGMVELHTYEENTVISDSGEQRLIRWFNTVIKDSESNITGTLSSGEDITEYKAAQEAINRLAAIVESSQDAITGKDLQGIITSWNDAAERIYGYTAEEAIGQHISLIVPEDKRGEVEQVLTAVGRGEAIRIHETVRRRKDGSLVDVSLSVSPVRDDQEQLVGAATIAHEITELKWARREKEKLESQLRQAQKMEAIGTLAGGIAHDFNNILAAIMGYSELAQDSLPADSEAAENIKTVIDSAQRAKELTCQILSFSRQTEHEQVALDLEPIIKEILKMLRATIPTTIEIKQNIPVGTGKIMADPVQIHQILLNLCNNAAQAMEETGGVLSVDLDVVDIDELTADGYVGLAPGRYQRLSVGDTGVGMKREVQERIFEPFYTTKDVGKGTGMGLSVVHGIVNDYGGAITVYSEPGEGSTFHVYLPLAEAKPDKEQASSSPPELRRGSESILFVDDEPALVDIGKQTLSRLGYKVQGFTSAQEALEAFQSAPDEFDLLITDFTMSKMNGVQLASEILAIKPDLPIIMCTGFSERLSSVSSQEIGVTRLALKPLMPRDIARIIREVLDKDQTHS; translated from the coding sequence ATGCCTCAGAACAAAAAGCCGACCTACGAACAGCTCGAGCAGCGACAGGAAGAGCTGGAGCAGCGCCTGGCCGAGGCAGAGCAGATGCTGGACGCCCTACGCCGTGGCGAGGTGGACGCGGTGCTGGCCCAGGAACAGCCCATCGTCCTGTGGCCCAGGGAGTTGGAGCGAAAGCTTAAGGAAAGCGAGACGGCCCTGGTCGAAGCCCAGACCACAGCCAAGATCGGGAGCTGGCAATACGAAGTAGCCCAGGACAAGCCCATCTGGTCGCAAGAGATGTTTCGCATCTTCGACCGCGACCCCGCCCAAGGCGAACCCCCTTGGTGGGAGCATAAGGATTTTTTCCATCCCGAGGACTGGGAGCGTCTCGACCAGGCGGTGCGCGACGCTATTGAGAAGGGGCGGCTCTATCGCGAGGAGTTTCGTGTCATCCGCCGCGACGGGAGTGTCATCTGGGCCGAGACCATAGGAAAGGCACATCGAAATGAAGCCGGTAAAGTCTTCAGCCTATCTGGAACAGTTCAAGACATAAATGAGCGCAAAAAAGCCGAACTGGCTTTGTCCGAAAACGAAAAGAAATACCGACGCCTGACAGACAATTCCCCAGACATGATATACCGGATGTCTTTGCCTGATGGTAAATATGATTTTGTCAGCAGGGCAGCAGAGACTCTTACTGGATATCCACCAGACACATGGTATGCAAACCCGCTCCTGATCAAGGAGATAATCCCACCGGACTGGCATTCCTATTTAAATTTACAATGGAGCCGCCTGCAGAAGGGCGAAGTCCCACCAACTTATGAGTATCAACTCTTGCATAAAAACGGGGAAGTCAGGTGGATAAACCAGCGCAACGTTGCGGTCCGTGATGAACAAGGCCAACTGATCGCCATTGAAGGTATCCTCAACGATATCACCCAGCGCAAGGAGGCCGAACTGGCCCTGGCCGATAGTGAAGAGAAATTCCGCACCCTTTATGCCAGCATTCGCGATGCCATCCTCATTGCCGGCACAGACCGTAATATCCTCGATTGCAACATCGCGTTCACGGATGTTTTTGGTTACACCCTGGATGAAATCAGGGGACAAGCAACCTCCGTTTTGTATGAGAGTCAGGAAGAATTCGCCCGTATGGGCCGGGAGATTCAAGAGCACTTAAAAGATCGCACCTTTGTTGCAACCATTAATTACCGCAGAAAAGATGGAAAAGTCTTCCCAGGGGAGACCAGCGTTTATTATCAGACCAACGACCGAGGCGAAGTGGTGGGGTTGGTCGGTATAATCCGGGACATTTCGGCAAAGGTGGCCGCCGAAAAAGAGTTGCGTGAGAGCAGGGACCTACTTCACCGGACCGAGGCAATTGCCAAGATCGGCGGCTGGGAGTTGGATGCAAAAACCCTCAGGCAGAAATGGACCGATGGCATTTACCGCATTCACGAGGTGGACCCGGACTTTGATCCCAATTTGGAAGAGGCAATCGAGTTTTACGCACCCGAGGCCCGCCCGGTCATACGACATGCGGTGGAGCAGGCACTTGAGAAAGGCGAGCCTTATAATCTGGTGTTGCCTTTCATAACCGCGAAAGGCAGGCATTTGTGGGTCCGTGCCCAGGGAGAGGCCAAGTGGGAAAACGGTGCCATAGTGCGCATTGGTGGCACCTTCCAGGACATCACAGCCCAAAAATCAGCCCGAAACCAATTGCGCCTAGAGCGCGATCTTTCTAAGAAGTACCTGGACACCGCTGGGGTGATTCTCTTGGCCTTGGACAAGCAGGGCCGCATCGAACTGATCAACCGCAAAGGCTGCCAGCTGCTGGGTTGTCGGGTCGAGGAAGCAGTGGGCCAGGATTGGTTTACCAGCTACATCCCCGAAGATTCGCGCCAGCGAATTCGGGCCGTGCACGAAAATATCATGGCAGGCATGGTGGAGTTGCACACCTACGAGGAAAATACGGTGATCAGCGACTCCGGAGAGCAAAGGCTCATTCGCTGGTTCAATACGGTCATAAAGGACTCCGAGAGCAACATCACCGGCACCCTGAGTTCCGGCGAGGACATCACCGAATACAAAGCCGCCCAGGAAGCCATCAACCGGCTGGCGGCCATTGTGGAATCCTCTCAAGACGCCATCACCGGCAAGGACCTGCAAGGCATCATCACCTCCTGGAACGATGCTGCCGAGCGCATATACGGCTATACCGCCGAGGAGGCCATAGGCCAGCATATTTCCCTGATCGTGCCCGAGGACAAGCGTGGCGAAGTGGAGCAGGTGCTCACCGCCGTGGGCCGGGGAGAGGCCATCAGAATCCACGAAACCGTGCGGCGGCGCAAGGACGGCAGCCTGGTGGATGTGTCGCTATCGGTTTCGCCGGTGCGCGATGACCAGGAACAACTGGTCGGCGCTGCCACCATCGCCCACGAGATCACCGAGCTCAAGTGGGCCCGCCGGGAAAAGGAGAAACTGGAGAGCCAACTGCGGCAGGCTCAGAAGATGGAGGCCATCGGCACCCTGGCTGGCGGCATAGCCCACGACTTCAACAACATCCTAGCGGCGATCATGGGCTACAGCGAGTTGGCCCAGGACAGCCTGCCAGCCGATTCCGAGGCGGCGGAAAACATCAAGACGGTCATTGATTCCGCCCAGCGGGCCAAGGAACTGACCTGCCAAATACTCTCCTTCAGCCGCCAGACCGAACATGAGCAGGTTGCCTTGGACTTGGAGCCCATCATCAAGGAAATCTTGAAAATGCTCCGTGCCACCATACCCACCACCATCGAGATCAAGCAAAACATTCCCGTTGGCACCGGCAAAATCATGGCCGACCCAGTGCAGATACACCAGATCCTCCTGAACCTGTGCAACAACGCTGCCCAGGCCATGGAAGAAACGGGTGGGGTATTGAGCGTGGATTTGGATGTGGTTGATATCGACGAGTTGACCGCAGATGGATATGTGGGCCTGGCTCCCGGTAGGTACCAGCGGCTCAGTGTGGGCGACACCGGTGTGGGCATGAAAAGGGAAGTGCAGGAGCGCATTTTCGAGCCCTTCTACACCACCAAGGATGTGGGCAAGGGGACCGGAATGGGCCTGTCGGTGGTCCACGGCATAGTCAATGACTACGGCGGGGCCATCACGGTCTACAGCGAACCAGGGGAAGGTTCCACCTTCCATGTTTACCTGCCGCTGGCTGAGGCCAAGCCAGACAAAGAACAGGCATCCTCGTCGCCACCAGAACTGCGCCGGGGAAGCGAAAGCATACTATTCGTCGATGATGAGCCTGCTCTGGTGGATATCGGCAAGCAAACCTTGTCCCGTCTTGGCTACAAAGTGCAGGGTTTCACCTCGGCCCAAGAAGCATTGGAAGCCTTTCAATCCGCGCCCGACGAGTTTGACCTGTTAATTACCGACTTCACCATGTCCAAGATGAATGGTGTTCAATTGGCCAGCGAAATCCTAGCCATCAAACCGGACCTGCCTATAATCATGTGCACGGGTTTCTCTGAGCGGCTCTCCTCTGTTTCATCACAAGAAATAGGAGTGACCCGCCTGGCCCTGAAGCCGCTCATGCCCAGAGACATCGCGCGCATCATAAGGGAGGTCTTAGATAAAGACCAAACACACTCTTGA
- the kaiC gene encoding circadian clock protein KaiC gives MAAKKATSSNPEPRIQAVKKLPTGTEGLDVVLQGGLPLGRTTALVGGPGGGKTSLCTNIAANCAGRGDACLYLSFEMSHQATTRDAASLGFDFPALEKQGSLVFVDGRPALGSQKSGEFDLGGLLAVVKGLSREKKVKLVILDAVEVLLQAFSDPDQRIQALQELHIWLEENNFTSLITARAPAQSEGQTDLGQIEFMCDCLVYVDQRVEQEMTTRRLRVIKYRGSDTGRNEYPFIIAPGGIKLIALSSTKLDKGPLTSTVSSGHPVLDEVLGGGYRRGSSVLLTGETGTGKTTFACIFANAACRKGERVLYVGFEEASSAIIAGMRSTGLDLEPVVKKGNLRFHTVMPESMGGEEHLIHIVDQVKSFNPDHVVVDAISAFLRLGGPEAGFNFAARLITHLKSHGVTTLLLNQIDGMSNVHDISGMGVSTLLDSLVFLRYMESGGEMNRMLLVLKSRGMAHSNQYREYLMSDQGIEFLDLYKGTGEVKTGTARKEQEAREAAELHRREAVVKQMERAVALKQAAVHNQRNLEESELALAEAELAAARLELDLWHQGRQKRGEMRQGLRADSPEAKKPTREGKKGGA, from the coding sequence ATGGCCGCCAAGAAGGCAACCAGCAGCAATCCCGAGCCCCGAATCCAAGCCGTGAAGAAGCTTCCCACCGGCACCGAAGGTCTGGACGTGGTGCTGCAAGGCGGCCTGCCCCTGGGCCGCACCACCGCCCTGGTGGGCGGGCCGGGCGGCGGCAAGACCTCCCTGTGCACCAATATCGCCGCCAACTGCGCCGGGCGGGGCGACGCATGTCTCTATCTCTCCTTTGAGATGAGCCATCAGGCCACCACCCGGGACGCTGCTTCGCTTGGTTTCGACTTCCCCGCGCTGGAAAAGCAGGGAAGCCTGGTGTTCGTGGACGGGCGACCCGCTTTGGGGTCCCAGAAGAGCGGTGAGTTCGACCTAGGCGGCTTGCTGGCCGTGGTAAAGGGCCTGAGTCGGGAGAAAAAAGTAAAACTCGTGATCCTGGACGCGGTGGAGGTTCTGCTCCAAGCGTTCAGCGACCCCGATCAACGGATCCAGGCCCTGCAAGAGCTGCATATCTGGCTGGAGGAGAACAACTTTACCTCGCTGATCACCGCGCGAGCTCCGGCGCAATCGGAGGGCCAAACCGACCTGGGCCAGATCGAGTTCATGTGCGACTGCTTGGTCTACGTGGATCAGCGGGTGGAGCAGGAAATGACCACCCGGCGCCTGCGGGTGATCAAGTACCGGGGCTCGGACACGGGCCGCAACGAGTATCCCTTCATCATCGCCCCCGGCGGCATCAAGCTGATTGCCCTGAGCAGCACCAAGCTGGACAAGGGGCCACTCACATCTACGGTTTCCAGCGGTCACCCGGTGCTGGACGAGGTGTTAGGTGGCGGTTATCGCCGGGGTTCCTCGGTGCTCTTGACCGGCGAGACCGGCACCGGCAAGACGACCTTCGCCTGCATCTTCGCCAACGCCGCCTGCCGCAAGGGCGAAAGGGTGCTTTACGTGGGCTTCGAGGAGGCCAGCTCGGCAATTATCGCCGGAATGCGTAGCACAGGCCTGGACCTGGAGCCTGTGGTCAAAAAGGGCAACCTGAGGTTCCACACGGTTATGCCGGAGTCCATGGGGGGCGAGGAGCACCTCATTCACATCGTGGACCAGGTGAAAAGCTTCAACCCCGATCATGTCGTCGTGGACGCCATTAGCGCCTTTTTGCGCCTGGGCGGCCCCGAGGCGGGTTTCAACTTTGCGGCTCGCCTGATCACCCACCTGAAGTCGCACGGAGTCACTACCCTGCTGCTGAATCAGATCGACGGCATGTCCAATGTCCACGATATCTCGGGCATGGGTGTCTCCACCCTTTTGGACTCCCTGGTTTTCCTGCGTTACATGGAATCCGGCGGCGAGATGAACCGCATGCTGCTGGTGCTCAAGTCGCGGGGCATGGCCCACTCCAACCAGTACCGCGAGTACCTCATGAGTGATCAGGGAATCGAGTTCCTGGACCTGTACAAGGGCACGGGTGAGGTCAAGACCGGAACCGCCCGCAAGGAACAGGAAGCGCGCGAGGCCGCCGAGCTTCACCGCCGCGAGGCCGTGGTCAAGCAAATGGAGCGGGCGGTGGCTTTAAAGCAGGCCGCTGTCCACAATCAGCGAAATCTGGAGGAAAGCGAGCTGGCCTTGGCCGAGGCTGAGCTTGCAGCTGCCCGCCTGGAACTTGATCTATGGCATCAGGGGCGGCAAAAGCGGGGAGAGATGCGCCAGGGCCTCAGGGCCGACTCACCCGAGGCCAAAAAGCCCACCCGCGAGGGCAAGAAGGGCGGTGCGTGA
- a CDS encoding circadian clock KaiB family protein produces the protein MAKKTKPGQSQLRFLRLFLAGDEPNSALARKNLERIVKQNSIDPSLVEVVDVYEDHRTALDNKVLLTPTLLIGLPGSVTRVVGNLQDVDSLIHQIEAA, from the coding sequence ATGGCCAAGAAAACCAAGCCTGGCCAAAGCCAGCTGCGGTTCCTGCGGCTGTTCTTGGCCGGTGACGAGCCCAACTCAGCCCTGGCCAGGAAGAACCTGGAGCGCATCGTCAAACAAAACTCCATCGATCCCTCCTTGGTTGAAGTGGTCGACGTATATGAGGACCACCGCACCGCCCTGGACAACAAGGTATTGCTCACGCCCACCCTGTTGATTGGGCTGCCCGGCAGCGTGACCAGGGTGGTGGGCAATCTGCAGGACGTGGACAGCTTGATCCACCAGATTGAAGCCGCCTAG